Proteins from a single region of Chryseobacterium sp. W4I1:
- a CDS encoding Crp/Fnr family transcriptional regulator has product MLRTNQIFLNYIENLYEKKKSKEEIVIRSFSKGERMLTQDEKPSKIMLVKQGITKCFFTEENGKEYIVEFLGKGEIIGEIELIRNIPCLCSIEAVTEVAVYAVTVSYFQSLIKNDLTLNNLLLDVFAERIINTSRRASYQQLYAVEHTLAQLLELQKEQNIEISKEDMAAYLGITVRSLNRSLKNLK; this is encoded by the coding sequence ATGTTAAGGACCAACCAGATATTTCTTAATTATATAGAAAACCTTTACGAAAAGAAGAAAAGTAAAGAAGAAATCGTCATAAGATCATTTTCTAAGGGAGAAAGGATGTTGACGCAAGACGAGAAGCCTTCCAAAATAATGCTTGTTAAACAAGGAATTACCAAATGCTTTTTTACAGAAGAAAATGGGAAAGAATATATAGTTGAATTTTTAGGAAAAGGAGAAATCATCGGTGAAATAGAGCTGATCCGGAATATCCCATGTTTGTGCAGCATTGAAGCAGTAACAGAAGTTGCCGTTTATGCCGTGACTGTATCTTATTTTCAATCTTTAATTAAAAATGATCTGACCTTGAACAATCTGCTTCTGGACGTTTTTGCAGAACGCATCATTAATACGTCCCGAAGAGCATCTTACCAGCAGTTGTATGCTGTAGAACATACTTTAGCGCAGCTTCTTGAGCTTCAAAAAGAGCAAAATATTGAGATTTCAAAGGAAGATATGGCTGCTTACCTGGGAATTACGGTGAGAAGTCTGAATAGATCTTTGAAAAATTTAAAATAA
- a CDS encoding GNAT family N-acetyltransferase encodes MGEIKFRNAKLGDLPKIVEIYNSTVASRMVTADVEEVSVESKQIWFEAHNSETRPLWIVKDPEGQTIGWVSFSSFHERTAYSGTVEVSIYLDKSCRGKGYGKTILQYCIENAGKFKVNNLVALIFLHNEPSLKLFRYFGFEDWGMLPNVAVLDGIERSLVILGKRIVA; translated from the coding sequence ATGGGAGAAATAAAGTTCCGCAATGCGAAATTGGGTGATTTACCAAAAATTGTAGAAATATACAATTCTACGGTTGCTTCAAGAATGGTAACGGCGGATGTAGAGGAAGTTTCTGTAGAAAGCAAACAAATATGGTTTGAAGCCCATAATTCTGAGACCAGACCGCTGTGGATCGTTAAAGATCCGGAAGGACAGACAATTGGCTGGGTGAGCTTTAGTTCATTTCATGAAAGAACTGCTTACAGCGGAACAGTAGAAGTAAGTATTTATCTTGATAAAAGCTGCAGAGGAAAAGGATACGGGAAAACCATTCTTCAATACTGTATTGAGAACGCCGGAAAATTTAAGGTTAATAATCTAGTAGCTCTTATTTTTCTGCATAATGAACCAAGCCTCAAACTCTTCAGATACTTCGGATTTGAGGATTGGGGAATGCTTCCTAACGTAGCTGTTTTAGATGGTATAGAAAGAAGTCTGGTGATTTTAGGGAAGAGAATAGTAGCATAG